The Streptomyces sp. NBC_00224 genome contains the following window.
CCCTCGGGGCCCTTGCCGACGCTCGGCCGGGAGCGGCAACCCCTTCATGGGTGTGGGGCTCCCTGGCGCGGGCGTCTTGCAGGTTTCGGTGCCTGTGAGCAGGTCTGATCGGACTGGTGCTGACCCTTTGCTGACTCTACTGATGAGTAATCAGAGGGGGGTGGGGGTGCTTTCAGCAGGGACGAGGCAGCCTCGGAGTCGAGGGGGAGGGAGTGCATCGGAAGGGCTTCCGGGACGCATGCTGACTTCCCCGCCCGTCGCATCCGGTGGATTTCTCGCGATCGTCCGCACGAGGCCTTCTTGTTCTCTTGTCCGGTTCCGAGGCCGAGGCCATTCCGTGCACGGCGCGAGTCCGGGCCAGCAGGTTTTTCGTCTGCTGGCGGTACGCGGTCTCACCTGCTGCTGATGTGCGGCAACGGGTGGGTCTCCCGATGTGGAGCCGAGTTGGTCCGCAGGGGGTACGCGCGCTCCTTGGCTCACGGCGGCAGTCGGGCCGCTCCCCGGCACGAGCGATCCTGGCGGGGAGCGGCACACCGGCACCAGAGGGCTGTGTGCGGCGGTGGCGGACGTGGCTGGACTGCGGCGTCGAGGGGCATGGGAAGAGCCGGCTGCCGCACCGATGTCGCCGTACAGGCGACATCGGTGTGCTAACGGAGACGTCCGTACATGTTCGGGTTGTACCAGTCGAACGTAGACACGCGGACGTTCTTGCCGGGGCGGGGGGCTTCGAGGTACTGGCTGTTGCCGAGGTAGATGGCTACGTGATGGATGCCGGAGGCGCCGCCGGTGGTGCTCCAGAACACGAGGTCGCCTCGGCGCAGTTGGTCGCGCGGGATCGGGGTGGTCGCGCGGTACTGGTCGTCGGCGACGCGGGGCAGGGTGATGCCGGCCTGGCGGTAGGCGGCCTGTACGAGGCCGGAGCAGTCCCAGCCGTGCGGCCCGTCGCCGCCCCAGACGTAGGGGTCGCCGAGGTGTGCCATGGCGTACGCGATGGCGGCCTCGGTGCCGTGACGGCTGGGGGTTCCTGAGCCCGTGCCACTTGAGGAGCTCGCCGATCCGGAAGAGGTCGACGAGCCGGAGGATCCTCCCGAACCACCCGTGTTCCGTGCGTACTTGGACTGGTGGCTGGTCCACCACCACTGCCCGCCCTTCTGATACCAGTACACGCGGTCGGTGGCGTCCCAGCCCGCATGCCCGCGGAACGTCGGTTCCTTGGCAGAGGGCGACCGGGGGGAGGTGCCACCGGTGGATGAGCCCCCGGCCCGCTCGACGTACTTGTCGTAGTGGGAGGTCCAGCGCCACCAGCCGGTCGCGTCCTTGTACCAGTACTTGGAACCGTCCCAGCCCGCGTGGCTGGGTGCTGGTTCGGCCGAGGCCGTGCCCGCCGCCGTGCCCACCAGGACGGCGGCGCCGACGGCGGCCACTACCGCACCGCGCACGCGGGGCCGCCGGTCGGCGGAGGTGTCCGTGCGTCCCGCGCGGCGGTTTCCCAGGCATGCCGAACACGTGCAGTCGGCGGGGGTGGCGTCGGTGAATTCTGGCGGTTGCATGTCCGTCTTTCTTTCAGCGGGTATCCACGGCGCCGGCGCGCGCCGTGTAGAAAGCCACGGTCAAGTCCTTGACGAGGGCCTTGCGTTCGTAGTCGTCGAGTGAGACCAGGCCGCGTTCGGTCAGTCGGCTGACGGTGTCGTGGACCGCGTCGAGGACCGAGGTGAGTACGGCGTCGCGGTGCTGGGCGTCGAGGGCGGCGATCTGGCGTCGCCGCATCGCCGCCGCCACGCCGGGCGCGTACTCGATCCGGATCGGCCGGGCGGAGGAGATCTCGATGCCGACCGGCCTGCACTCGGCGGCCAGGGTTCGGGTGAGCTCGCTGCTCATTGCGTCGGTGTCGCGCAGCGTAGGGGAGTTGGGGTCGGTTTCCCGGAAGGAATCCGCAGGAAGTCGGGAGGCGGTGCGGGCGGTGGCTGCCTCGATCTGTTCGCGCAGGTATGCCGTGTGGTCGTCCACGGTGAACAGGGCGCGGGCGGTGTCCTTGACCCGCCACACCACGAGGACGACGACCTGGAGTTCGGCGCCGGTCGCGTCCACGGCGCGCAGGGGCTCGCTGCGCCAGTGGCGCAGCCGCACGTCGGCGCGGTGACGCCGGGCCAGTGGGCTGATCCACACCAGTCCGGTCCGGCGGACGGTGCCCTGGTAGCGGCCGAACCGGGTGAGGACCCGGGCACTCCCGGCCCGGCTGCGGGTGAGTCCACCGAGGGCCGCGAGAGAAAGGACCGCACAGCCGGTGATGGCGGCCCACTGTCCCGGCGCCAGGCCTTGGTCAAGCCGTTCCGGGAGGCGGCCAGGCTCCGTGGGGGTCAGCCCCGCGCGCCAGAGCAGCCATCCGGCCGTGGCTTGGGCGAGCAGTACCACGAGCACCGCCCACCATGCCGAGGGCGACCGCCCGGGCCGCTCCGTGAGGTCGCGTTCCAGGCGCGGTGGTGACAGGGGGTGCCGGACGGTTGCCGGGTCGGACGGCCGGGGCTGGGCGGCTGCCACAACCGGTCCTCGTTGTTCGGTGGGGGAGCCGTCCCTGAAGAGCTGATCCATGGGGATGGTGGCGGGGCGTTTGCGCACGATGAGCTCGCGGGGTTTCTTGATCCCCGCAGGATCGACAATGTTCAGGTCGCTCGGTAGCGACGATGTGGCCTTCTCCGGAATGTGCGGTATGGGCATGGTCAGTTCGGCGGCAGCCACAAGCGCTGATCGGAAGTGCTCGGCTGTGGACGGATCTCTCTGTTCGAGGGGGGCCTGGTGTGAACGGCCTGCTGTGCGGTGAGCAATCGTGCGAATCGCGCGCCGCGAATGGCCTCACCGATGCGGCGGGCGACATCCCGTGCCGGAATCCTGAGCTCACCGGTGCCAGGTATTTCCCCCTCCTCCGGCCCCGGTGGCCCTTCCGTTGAGGCTTCCTCCTCGTCGGCCTGGAAAAGAGCCGCGAGGTGCCGGTCGATGTCGAAGTACGGGCTCTCCATTCCGTACGGGACGACGCGCCGGGTCTCGTCGAGCCACGCCTTGAGGTCGTGGAACGGGAGGGTGAGGCGGCAGGACACGTGAGACCGCAGGTCGATGTGGATGCGGCTGCGGAACGGCTTGCCTCCGTGGTCGGCGGTCGCCGGCCGTACCCGTACGTCGCCGTCGCCCGTGGGCTTCCAGCTCCCCTGGATCAGAAGGGAGCGCGCGAACACCCAGGTGGTTATTTCCTGCCCCTGGAAGGATATTTTGAGCTCTGTCTCGAACGGCAGCGCCGGGGTGTATCGGAAAGTGCCTTCGACGGGGACGTGTACTCCGTTGGTCTCGGGGGTCACGACATTCATCCCGATGGTTCGGGTCACGTCATGGGTCACAGCGTCAACTCCAGTAGGGGAAAGGGGGATTCGTGCCGTCACGGCATGGGTTGAATGAGCTCGCTGTTGTCGCCTGGGGTTGACGGAAGCGGATCGGGCGATTGGTGCGGCGTAGGCGACGAAGAGGGCGGCGAGAACTGGCCGGCGGTGGTGGTGCCGCTGTCCACGTGGGTCACGGAGGTGTTCCAGGTCTGGCCGTATCCGCCCGCCGAGACGAGGCCGCAGGCCGCGGCGGCGAGCAGCAGTGCGGCTGCTACGTGGTGGCCGCGCAGGCGACAGGGCGGGATGTTCACGCTGCGGCCCCGCGGTGCGGATCGCTGCCGACCGGTTCGCCGGAGCGGCGCAGGGCTCGGACGGAGAGCCAGGTGATCAGCAGACCTGTGATGAGTGCGGCTGTGCCGAACGGGCCGAGGGAGCGGATCCATGTGATCACCCCGCCCGCGTAGGGGACTTGGAAGACCGGAGCGCGGTAGGTGCCTGATTCGAGGTCGATCTTCCAGGGGTCGGGCGCGGGGTTGGCGTCGCCCTTGGTGGTCATGACGGTTGTTCCGTCAGGGGACTTGGTGAGGGAGTACACACGGTGGATGACGGGGGCACCGCCGGGCTCGCCGTACGGCTTGGGCGGCTGGAAGGCGATGGTTTCGCCGGTGGCGACGTCTCGCGGGTCGAGTTTCTCCAGGGCGATGAGCGTTCCGGTGGCGAGGTTCGGTGCCATGGAGCCGGTGAGGATGGGCTCGTACCGGAGGTCGAAGCAGAAGCGGCCGACGGCGAGGCCGGTCACGGCGGCCAGTGTCGTCGTGAGCACGAGAATGCTGAGGGAGCGACCTGTTGCCGCGACGACACGTTTCCAGAGGGGCGTGTTCATGGGGTTTCCTGTCGGTGCTGCGGTGTGCGTGTCCGCGCGGGACGGCATGGGGAGAGGCCGTCCCCGCTCTCGTCGAGCGGGGACGGCCTCACTGGGAGGGGACTACTCGTTACTGACGTTGTGGTCGTGATGTCGGCGGGGTGAGTCCGGTGGCGGCGAGGCATCCGTCGATGACGTCGCTGCGGTACTGAAGTTCACGCAGGCTGCGTCGCAGAACCCGGATCAGGTGGTCGGGGTCGCTGAACGCGGTATTGCACTGGCCCGACCGTCGGATCACGGACCAGATGCCTTCGACCGGGTTGAGGTCGGGTGCGTAGGACGGCAGTTGGAACGAGGTGACCCAGTCGTGGGCGTTGATGAAGTCCCGCAGCCGGGTATCCAGGTGCACGTTCAGGTTGTCCCACACGAGCACGAGGGGGGCGTCGAGCTGGTGGTGGGCGGCGGTCAGCAGGTCGCGGTAGTCGGTCCAGGTGAAACTGCGCCGGCCACCGCGCTTGTGGTCAACGTGCCGTTTCGGGCGGAAGATCAGGCGCGAACGCTCGCCGGGTTTGTAGCAGCACATCGCAGCGATCGAGAACCGCCGCTGAGAGCGTCCTCTCACCCGGATCACCGGGGTCCGGCCCCGCTTGGCCCAGGTGCGGGAGGTCGGCGGCGTCATCGAGAATCCGGCCTCGTCTTCGAAGACGATCCAGGCCCCGAGCGCCGCCGCGGTCCTTCCACCTGCGGCCACGTGTCCTTCACCCAGCCCGTCACCTTCTCCTCGTCGCGCTCCAGTGCCCGCCGGGCCGGGACCTGATGGCTCCACCCGTGCCGCCTCAGCATCTGCGCGATCGCCGAGAGCGTGAGTGTCTTGTGGAACCGCCGTCCGATCAGCGTCTTGATCCGGGCCAGCGTCCACGTCTGGTCTTCCCACCCGTGCGCGACCGGTCCCTTGGCCAACTCCTCTTCCAGCACCGCGAACAGCCGCTCGCTCAACACGGGCAGAGAAGCCGGACCCTTTGAACGGAGAGCCCGCCGGCCACCGTCCTGCCAGGCCCGGCGCCACCGTTGCACCGAGCGCACGCTGATCCGCAGCTCCTTCGCGACCGCCGCGTTGTCCTGGCCCACGGCGAACAGCTCCGCCGCCTCCAGCCGGATCCGCTCGCGAAACTCCCGCCGCTCAGCACTCAGACCACCACCTTGCGGATACCTCATGGTTCGGGCATACCGCGACGATCACCATCCGTCAGTCCCGACGACATCACGACCACAACGTCAGTAGAGGGTGCCGTCGAAGCCCAGGTTGAACTTCGCCTTCTTGCCCTGGAGGGAGACGTCGGCGTTCGGGTCAACCGTCGCGACGATCTTCAGGAACCGGGTGGTGCTGGGGTCGAGCTTCTCCGCCGCAGTGACCGTGCCGGTCTGGTCGACAGAGGCGTTGTCGATGACGACCTTGTCGTTCGTGGCGTCGTGCTGGCCGTCGAACGCGTTGTCGCTCTCGGTGACGGTGAACAGCAGCCCGGCCTCCAGGCCGTCGCTCGACGAGTCGGCCTTCAGCGTGCTGGACGTGTTCAGCGCGACAGAGCCGCTGTTGGTCACGTTGACGTAGCCGGTCTGGGTGGAGCCGGGAAGGGCGTCCGGCATGTCGACGGCCCACTGCGAGCCGCCCGTGACGTCGTCCTTGGCGTCCAGCTTGACCGAGGCGGCGGTGATGGTGCCGCTGTCCGGCGCGTCGGTGTGGGTCTCCCACGCCGAGTAGCCGCCGCCGGCGATCAGGCCGAGACCCACCAGAGTGGCGGCACCCGCCACCGCGGCGCTCTTCGACTTGAAGCGGGATGCGACGTTCTTCGCGTACATGATGATTCCTGTCGTGATAATTCCCGCATTGCCTTTACTGGAAAGGGACTTGGCGGGAACTGCGGATTAACGATCACGAACTTAAGCCAGGAATCAGCTGCATCCGATACGGAATTGACGGAAGTCAGCAGGGTTGATGCCGACGTCAACCGCGCGGCGGGGAAAAGCTGGACCGTCAGCGCGTGGACGGTTTGTCGGAGCCACCGCTCAACAGCCCCGCGTCGTAGATGAGAAGCGCGGCCTGCGTGCGGTTTTCCAGCCCGAGGAGGCCGAGGATCCGGGAGAGATAGGTCTTCACCGTGCCCTCCGTCATGCGCAGGGTGCGGGCGATGTGCGCATTGGAATGGCCGTGCCCGACGAGGACGAGGATCTCGCGCTGGCGGTCGTTGAGTTCGGCCAGACGGGCCCGTGCGGTGCGGGCCCGTTGCGGACTCTGCAGCCGGGCCTCGCCCAGCAGGCTCCTGACCTGCTCGGGCATGAGCGCGGTCCCGCCGGAGGCGACCAGACGGACGGAGTTGACGATCTGGTCGGGGGACGCGGTTTTACGGAGGAAACCGTGTGCGCCCGCCGCGAGGGCCTGCAGCACGTTCTCGTCGGCGTCGAGGTTCGTCAGGAGCAGGACTTTCGGCGGCTGGGGGAGAGCGGTGAGGGCGGCGGTGGCGGCGAGTCCGTTCATGCCGGGCATCTGAATGTCCATCAGGACGACGTCGGCGGGGTGCTGGACGGCCAGGCGCAGTGCGTCGGTGCCGCTCGCCCCCTCCGCGACGACTTCGATGGCGTCGGCCGTGGACAGCAGGGCGCGCAGCCCGGAGCGGATGAGGGTCTCGTCGTCGACGAGCAGGACGCGGATCACGGGTTCGGGCTCTTCCTGCGGTGGGGAACGGAGGGGATGAGGGCGCGCACCCGGAAGCCGCCGGTGTCCGTGGGCCGGGCTTCGAAGCGCCCGCCGAGGAGAGTGACGCGCTCCCGCAGGCCGACAAGGCCGAATCCGCCGCCGGGAGCCGAGGGGGTACTGGCGACGGCTGAGGGCGGGCCGCTGACCACCGTCAGATCGGCCGTGTCGTCCTCGTGGGTGAGCGTGATGCGGATCTCGGCGCCCGGTGCGTACTTGGTGGCGTTGGTCAGCGACTCCTGCAGCACACGGAACAGGGTCGGCCGGATGTCGGCGGGCAGTATGCCGAATGCGGCCCAGCCGCCTGCCGGGCCCGTCACCGGGGCGCCGGTCCGCCGGACGCGTGCCACCAGCGCGTCCATCTCCGCGGCGTCCGCCACGGCCGGTGGACCGTCGTCGGGCACGTCCGAGCGCAGGACCTTCACCACCCGGTGGAGCGTCTCGGCCGCGGCGGCATTCGACTCGACGACGACCTGGGAGAGCCTGTTCCACTCGGTGGACGTTTCCCGCGTACGGGCCAGAGCGCCCGCGTAGAGGTTGGTGAGGGCCAGGTGGTGGCCGAGGGAGTCGTGCATTTCCCGGGCGATGCGGGTGCGCTCCATGAGGCGGGCCTGTTCGGCGTGGCGGTGGTGTTCCTGCCGCAGCTGGCTGTTCAGGCGGCGCATGCCTCGGGAGCGGCGCAGATAGGTGCCCAGGGCGTAGGCCGTGATGACCGCGGTGGCCGAGCGGTAGGTCGCCTCGGCCACGCCGCACGGGAGGTAGAGGCGCGGTATGTCGGCCGGGCACTGGGTCCCTGCCTCGCGGTACGCGCCCAGGGCTCCGGCGAGCGTGGTCAGCGACATGGCGGTGAGGGCGGGCAGGGCGCGGCCGTCGAGCCGGCCCTGGCGGGGTACGGCGCCGAGGGCGAAGGCGGCCGCGGTCAACGGCACGTAGAAGTCCGTGGCGACGAAGGTGTAGGCCGCCAGAGCACCGTACGCGAACGCCGACCAGCGGCAGACGGCGAAGAACCCGGCGACCGCCATGAGGTTCACGGAGGTGCGGGCGAGGTTCCCCTGGACGAATCCGCCGTCGCGGGTCACCCCGACGTGCACCGCGAACGCGGCCATCACCAGGGCCGCGGCCATGTCCCCCCACACGCCGGGCATGTTGCGGCCCCGCCGCACGGACCACGCCCACGAGCGTCCGCCCGCCCCCACCCGGTCCTGGACCTGTCTGACGACCCGGAGAAAGTGAATCACTGGAGCGTTCCGATCATGCGTTCCGAATGGAAGGGGAATGATTGCTGGGGAATACCCGCCGGGTCCAACGAGTGTGACTTCATTGATGGATTGATTGACCTTGGTCAACTCGACGTGGCAGAAGGTCATATGAACCACTGGCTTTGGTTACTTCCTCTTGATGGTGCGAGGGAGGACATGGCTACGGTGAGGCTTGAAATTCGTCTCTCACCCACTGGAGTTCGCACTGTGGTCACCGACGTGGTTCAGACCGTCGAGATGAAACTCCTGCAGCCGGGAAACCACGAGGTTGAGGTTTCGGTCGACGGGACCTTCCGCTATGACCGGAGTCGGCCCTTCGAGGTGGAGCTGAGCATCTCCGGTGCGGGCAGGACCATCGCCACCTGGGTGTTCGCGCGCACGCTGCTGGTGCAGGGCTGCCGTGAGTGGGTGGGCGAAGGAGACGTCCGGGTGTGGCCCGAGCACATTGCCGTGGACGGGTGGCCGTTCGCCGACCGCGTGTGCATCGAGCTCCGAGCGGGCACGACGTGTCTGCTCGGCGTACCCCGCCAAGAGCTGTCCGGCTGGTTGGGCGAGACCTACCGCCTTGTGCCGCACGGGCAGGAGGGCAGGCACTTCGACATCGACTGGCACATCGCTCCGTTCGGACGCCTCAATGCCCCCGCGGCACACTGGGCGCAGCGCTTCAGCTCGACCCGGCGCAGCGCCCGGCTGGCCCGCTGGCTCGCCCTGCACCAGCTCGACGTATGGGGCGTCCCGTATCGCAGCGGGCCCTCGGAGGCCGCGGCTCTGGTGATCGCCGAGCTGACCGCCAACGCCGTCACCCATGCCGGAGCCGAGGGGCGCAACTTCGAACTGAGCCTCGTCCTCGGGGGCACGCTGCGCATCGAAGTCGGTGACATACGGGACGAGTACCTCTCACGGCATTCCGCCCCGACCCACCTCGACGCCGTGGCTCCAGGAGTTCGCGGGCTGGCCGAGAGCGGGTACGGCCTCGTCCTCGTCGACTCCGTGTCCTCGGCTTGGGGAGTGCGGTTCCGCGAGAAGGGGGCCGGGAAAGTGGTGTGGGCCGACCTCGGCCTGTCGGCCTGAAGGCCGGTACCGATCCGTGCCGCCGCCCCCTGGGATCGGGGGAGGCGGGGCCGCCCGGCGAGTCGTGCGTCTCGGTTCGGCAGGCCTCCGCGTGGCCCTGTCGGCCGAACTCTCCCTGTGGCGGCGTCAGTTGGGCATGGCGGCATCCAAGTGGGCCGTCCGTGCGCGCGGTCCTGGGTGGCGCGGTCACCCTCTGCCGGGGAGTCGCAGGTCGTGGTCACCGAGGCCGAGGCGGCGCAGGATCGCCGAGGTGTGCTGCTGGAGCAGCCGGCGGGCGCGCGCGGTGTCCCCGTGGCTGAGGGCCTCGGCGATCGCCGCGTGCTCGTCGATGTCCTCATCCGCGTGCTGGACGGTGGTGATGGACGCGGCGGCGATGCGGAGCTGCTGGATCCACAGGCGCCCGTACATCTCGGTGACGACGCTGTTCCCGGCGCCCGCGACCAACTGCGTGTGGAAGCCCTGGCCGACTCCGAGGGCGACCGACTGCGTCGGGCCCGGTCTGGCCGTGTCCTTGCTGAGCGCCGAGCTCAGGGACGCGCCCAGCTCGCGCACGGCGTCCGCGCCTCGGGCGACCGTGGCATCGATGGCGTACAGCTCCAGCAGGAGGCGGGCCTCCATCGTCTCGCGCCCCTCGGTGAGCGTGACCGGAACGACCAGCGCGCCGCGCTTGGGGTAGAGGCGCAGGAAGCCCTCGGCCTGCAGCTGGAGGAACGCCTCGCGCACAGGGGTGCGGGAGATTCCGAGCTCTTCGGCGACCACGCCTTCCGACAGCAGCGTGCCGCCCGGGTGGGTGCCGTCCAGGAGCAGCGTCCTGACGTGCGTGTAAGCGCGCTCCGCGGCGGGCCTGGTCTCAGTCATGGTTTGTCCCTGCTTTCTCTGTATGCATACATTCTTGCATACAAGCTTGTATCTAAGCTTAGATGCGAGATGCACGGATCGTCCCATTACTGGCCGAGAGGGGCGGATGTGCGAGCCGCCTCCGGTCACAGGGGCGCGGCACCGACGACCGCACTACTCACGGAAGGAAGGGAACCCCGAGCATGCCGACCGCCCCGCCCGATGCCGTTCCACGCCGACTCGCGATCCCCTGGGGGCGCACGCTCCGGGGCATGGTCACCTTGTCCGGCGCCCTGGCCGCGGCACTGCTCGGCAACGCGCACCAGGCCCCGGTTCTGGTCATCGCGGGGCTCTGCTCGATCAACGCCGACGTGACCGGACCGCCCCGGGTCCGTGCCGCGCGCCTGGCCGCGGTCATGGCGGGCGGCACCGTCGGGCTCCTGCTCGGCTGCCCGGTTCACGCGTCGGGACCGGGTCAGATCGCGGCGATGGCCGGGGCCGGTCTGGCCGCCGGCGTGTTGTGGCCGAGAAGTGGCACGGCCCAGCTCGGCGGGCTGAAGCTGATGATCCTCACCTGCGTCGGCTTCGGCGCCGGCGCCCAGCTCGCCGCCCCTCTGGCCGTCGGGCTCTACCTGCTGGGCTGTCTGCCGATGGTGCTCGTCACCACGCTGATGTGGTGCGGCGAGAGCCTCTCGCGCGGACCACGGGGCGGCCTCTCCCGCCGAACCTCCCGAACCCGTACGATCTGTCCGCCGATCTGTCCGCCTCGCCCAGCCCGTCCGAGAGCGCGATGGCAGCTCCGCGCCCTGAGCACACTCCACGCCCGGGACGCGCTCAGACTGGCCACGTGCGTCGGGCTCGCCGCCACCGTGGCGGTCGTACTGCACCCCGCGCACGCGTCCTGGCTCCCCATGACGGTGTGCCTCGTCTTCCGGCTCGATCCGATGCCACTGCACCACCGTGCCCTGCACCGGGCGGCGGGGACGGTCGTCGGCGTGCTGCTCGCTGTCGCGCTGAGCCGACTCGCCCCGCACGGCTGGGTGCTGCTCGGCGTCGCCGTCGCGGTGGGCGCGCTGGTGCCCGGGATCACTGACTGGTCCTACGCCGGGCACACCTCCCTGGCCACCGTGATCGTCCTGGTGCTCACCAACCCGGCGGCCGTGGCCGACTCCGCCGACATCGCCGCCCGCCTCATCGACACCCTCCTTGCCTGCCTGATCGCTCTCGCGTTCGGTCGGCTCATCTGGCCCCGCCATCAGCCGCACCCCTTCCGGGCACGCCGCCGGGCCCACTTGTCCATGCCGACAAGCGAAGAACGCATGTAAGCGTGCGGGTCAGAGCATCACCGCGCGGAGGAGGGAGCGTTCTCGTGCCGATGCTGACCTTTTGCTGACCCCCGGCAGCCCATCATGCCGTTGACCTGCGGAGACGCTGCAACTGTGTGAGATGTGGTGGAACTACATCGGGCGGTCGCAGGAGGACATCGCGCAAGCGCGTGCGGAGTGGATGAACGGCAGCCGCTTCGGTGAGGTGAAGGGGTATGACGGGGACCGGCTGGCGGCCCCGGAACTCCCGCCGGTTCCGCTGAAGCCGCGGGGGCGGGTGCGCTGACCTGCTCGGCAGTAGGGGGGCCTTCGTCGAGTGTTGAGCAGTCTGTGACAGGGGTCGGCAATCCGAAGCCGACTTACTGCTGACTGCTGTGCTCCTGGCGGCACGGGTGGCCCTGGCCGAGCCCCGACCGCCAGGAGCTTCGTCGTTGTGCGGACATGTCCAACTCGCGGCCACCGCCGCCAGGTTGGAAGATGATTATTGATCAGCCGGCGGGTCGCCGCGGTGACCGGTGCCCGCCTGCCGGGCCGGACTGCCCAGGGAATCGTGAGCGGCTCGTCCGCCATTGGGCCGGATAAACGGCAGCGCCAT
Protein-coding sequences here:
- a CDS encoding GntR family transcriptional regulator gives rise to the protein MTETRPAAERAYTHVRTLLLDGTHPGGTLLSEGVVAEELGISRTPVREAFLQLQAEGFLRLYPKRGALVVPVTLTEGRETMEARLLLELYAIDATVARGADAVRELGASLSSALSKDTARPGPTQSVALGVGQGFHTQLVAGAGNSVVTEMYGRLWIQQLRIAAASITTVQHADEDIDEHAAIAEALSHGDTARARRLLQQHTSAILRRLGLGDHDLRLPGRG
- a CDS encoding signal peptidase I — translated: MNTPLWKRVVAATGRSLSILVLTTTLAAVTGLAVGRFCFDLRYEPILTGSMAPNLATGTLIALEKLDPRDVATGETIAFQPPKPYGEPGGAPVIHRVYSLTKSPDGTTVMTTKGDANPAPDPWKIDLESGTYRAPVFQVPYAGGVITWIRSLGPFGTAALITGLLITWLSVRALRRSGEPVGSDPHRGAAA
- a CDS encoding transposase gives rise to the protein MTPPTSRTWAKRGRTPVIRVRGRSQRRFSIAAMCCYKPGERSRLIFRPKRHVDHKRGGRRSFTWTDYRDLLTAAHHQLDAPLVLVWDNLNVHLDTRLRDFINAHDWVTSFQLPSYAPDLNPVEGIWSVIRRSGQCNTAFSDPDHLIRVLRRSLRELQYRSDVIDGCLAATGLTPPTSRPQRQ
- a CDS encoding winged helix-turn-helix domain-containing protein, translated to MRYPQGGGLSAERREFRERIRLEAAELFAVGQDNAAVAKELRISVRSVQRWRRAWQDGGRRALRSKGPASLPVLSERLFAVLEEELAKGPVAHGWEDQTWTLARIKTLIGRRFHKTLTLSAIAQMLRRHGWSHQVPARRALERDEEKVTGWVKDTWPQVEGPRRRSGPGSSSKTRPDSR
- a CDS encoding SPFH domain-containing protein, which gives rise to MAAAQPRPSDPATVRHPLSPPRLERDLTERPGRSPSAWWAVLVVLLAQATAGWLLWRAGLTPTEPGRLPERLDQGLAPGQWAAITGCAVLSLAALGGLTRSRAGSARVLTRFGRYQGTVRRTGLVWISPLARRHRADVRLRHWRSEPLRAVDATGAELQVVVLVVWRVKDTARALFTVDDHTAYLREQIEAATARTASRLPADSFRETDPNSPTLRDTDAMSSELTRTLAAECRPVGIEISSARPIRIEYAPGVAAAMRRRQIAALDAQHRDAVLTSVLDAVHDTVSRLTERGLVSLDDYERKALVKDLTVAFYTARAGAVDTR
- a CDS encoding response regulator, whose protein sequence is MIRVLLVDDETLIRSGLRALLSTADAIEVVAEGASGTDALRLAVQHPADVVLMDIQMPGMNGLAATAALTALPQPPKVLLLTNLDADENVLQALAAGAHGFLRKTASPDQIVNSVRLVASGGTALMPEQVRSLLGEARLQSPQRARTARARLAELNDRQREILVLVGHGHSNAHIARTLRMTEGTVKTYLSRILGLLGLENRTQAALLIYDAGLLSGGSDKPSTR
- a CDS encoding FUSC family protein, which translates into the protein MVTLSGALAAALLGNAHQAPVLVIAGLCSINADVTGPPRVRAARLAAVMAGGTVGLLLGCPVHASGPGQIAAMAGAGLAAGVLWPRSGTAQLGGLKLMILTCVGFGAGAQLAAPLAVGLYLLGCLPMVLVTTLMWCGESLSRGPRGGLSRRTSRTRTICPPICPPRPARPRARWQLRALSTLHARDALRLATCVGLAATVAVVLHPAHASWLPMTVCLVFRLDPMPLHHRALHRAAGTVVGVLLAVALSRLAPHGWVLLGVAVAVGALVPGITDWSYAGHTSLATVIVLVLTNPAAVADSADIAARLIDTLLACLIALAFGRLIWPRHQPHPFRARRRAHLSMPTSEERM
- a CDS encoding sensor histidine kinase — its product is MIHFLRVVRQVQDRVGAGGRSWAWSVRRGRNMPGVWGDMAAALVMAAFAVHVGVTRDGGFVQGNLARTSVNLMAVAGFFAVCRWSAFAYGALAAYTFVATDFYVPLTAAAFALGAVPRQGRLDGRALPALTAMSLTTLAGALGAYREAGTQCPADIPRLYLPCGVAEATYRSATAVITAYALGTYLRRSRGMRRLNSQLRQEHHRHAEQARLMERTRIAREMHDSLGHHLALTNLYAGALARTRETSTEWNRLSQVVVESNAAAAETLHRVVKVLRSDVPDDGPPAVADAAEMDALVARVRRTGAPVTGPAGGWAAFGILPADIRPTLFRVLQESLTNATKYAPGAEIRITLTHEDDTADLTVVSGPPSAVASTPSAPGGGFGLVGLRERVTLLGGRFEARPTDTGGFRVRALIPSVPHRRKSPNP
- a CDS encoding SsgA family sporulation/cell division regulator, with protein sequence MTHDVTRTIGMNVVTPETNGVHVPVEGTFRYTPALPFETELKISFQGQEITTWVFARSLLIQGSWKPTGDGDVRVRPATADHGGKPFRSRIHIDLRSHVSCRLTLPFHDLKAWLDETRRVVPYGMESPYFDIDRHLAALFQADEEEASTEGPPGPEEGEIPGTGELRIPARDVARRIGEAIRGARFARLLTAQQAVHTRPPSNREIRPQPSTSDQRLWLPPN
- a CDS encoding SsgA family sporulation/cell division regulator produces the protein MVTDVVQTVEMKLLQPGNHEVEVSVDGTFRYDRSRPFEVELSISGAGRTIATWVFARTLLVQGCREWVGEGDVRVWPEHIAVDGWPFADRVCIELRAGTTCLLGVPRQELSGWLGETYRLVPHGQEGRHFDIDWHIAPFGRLNAPAAHWAQRFSSTRRSARLARWLALHQLDVWGVPYRSGPSEAAALVIAELTANAVTHAGAEGRNFELSLVLGGTLRIEVGDIRDEYLSRHSAPTHLDAVAPGVRGLAESGYGLVLVDSVSSAWGVRFREKGAGKVVWADLGLSA
- a CDS encoding C40 family peptidase, which codes for MQPPEFTDATPADCTCSACLGNRRAGRTDTSADRRPRVRGAVVAAVGAAVLVGTAAGTASAEPAPSHAGWDGSKYWYKDATGWWRWTSHYDKYVERAGGSSTGGTSPRSPSAKEPTFRGHAGWDATDRVYWYQKGGQWWWTSHQSKYARNTGGSGGSSGSSTSSGSASSSSGTGSGTPSRHGTEAAIAYAMAHLGDPYVWGGDGPHGWDCSGLVQAAYRQAGITLPRVADDQYRATTPIPRDQLRRGDLVFWSTTGGASGIHHVAIYLGNSQYLEAPRPGKNVRVSTFDWYNPNMYGRLR